The genomic interval aaaataataaataaataaaaacattagtAGCAGAAAGATAAAAATACACCTTTAACGAGTgtaaattaacaatattttttcattttaatttatctctaataaatttaatgtcttcttcattttaatttatctttaataaattttaaatctatctttaatatcatttattctttatatttttttagtgaaatttacGCTATATCTTTATTGTATgtatatttttagatttaattttatagacgatgtcaattaatattatttaggtTTGAGATAgattttattataatgatatatgaataaaaaaaacatatttttgcaaatataaaacttaactacgtgaattgaaaaaaacaaatatatttatatatatatatataagagaatTTGTGACTATAGTTTTAGAACAATATCTAAAGTTTTCAatagttttctaaaaatattagttttcaaGGGGCACTCgtaatttaatttgttgaatAAAAATTGATCTAGATTAAATTAGAGTCGACTTTCGACTAAGTCTGATATTACATATGTTATATactaattaatatagatattgtaATGTATGTTGATGTGATTTTGAGTTCTATCATCGAAACATGAATATGTAAAGGTGACGTACTTTTTTTATTgcatgaattaacctaacaaaatgACATACATTATGTAAATTGATACGTGTATATCTTGTATCTTCCTTGCACTATGTAGAtgcaataaaatttattttactaattttttaattaattattagaacttcaattgatttattatgttcaatttttaatattagaataAGATCTCGAAAATCTTAAAGACGAaaccaaatacatcaatttttcaactatatgtctattatgaaaaatttcttatatacaatacaatgttatactttttatttatttattaaaatttaaaaaatatagtcaCCCCAATATTTGTAGTGTACTTGTAATCAAATCCAGCAACATTCAGGAAAAGTTTGAAAATGGGAAATGGGAAAAAGACAACAAGAGTAAACTTTATCACATGAATCTATACGAGTAAACTAAAGATAAGAAGAATAGTGCATAAATGTCAAAAatgtaaaatcaaatttataataataagattatttgtatttacattctaacaaaaaaaaaaattgttgaatatTTACATCAAATaactctaatatatatatatatatatatataccattatttttttttactaaccagtattatttttattttattaaccacATGGTATTACATAGTATTTTCTTACCACTTTTCAATTAACCTAaaacaaacttaaaaagttaaagaattatataaaagaaaatgacaatTAAGAATCACTTCCTGAAAATGCaagaattatataaaaaaaaatgacaatttcgTCAAAAAAATATGGAGTATATCATAGtcaatctttaaattttaatataatatacttttaaaagatttgtctcaattaacataaataattttttttagaggaaAACCAAATAGTTAATATAACGAAAAAAAATTGTCACAGTAAAGTCAACTCCAAAttctatataatttaatatcgtaacaaaaataacattcacaaattatttttacaaaaaataaataaattatttaaaaaagatgaTCATAACAATAAGTTACAAAACTTGATTCTCACTAATTCTAGTGTTCCTTCAAttcttatgaataaaaaaaacatagaaaaacAATACATTTTGCAAGATAGACACTACAAAATAGGCTATCTTCATTGCATAATCTATATCTTCGTCTTCACTAGAAAGGGTTGAGTGAGTACCTTTAAGTTGGAACAAAAGGTACCTCAAATCAATTTTGATTATATCTGCTTTTGGAAACCTCGTACTATATTTAAATGAATGATTCTAATTCAGAGTAATCTCAAAGATAACACCTTCAAGATTCCCAACAATACACTTTGTTCCAGGCACTTCCTTCATCTGCATCTGAAACTTAGAAGCTTCTGAAACAATCATTGAATCCATCCTGTTGAGAGAGAAATCTTAGTTGAATGACAAATTGAATAATTTGGTTTGAAACCGTAGAATTGAATAATTTGGTCCCTAAAAATagtgaaattaaaaaatgatccCTAAACTTGAAAATTGTCTATCACGCAAGTTTTTTAGGTCGAtcaatttaatgttaaaattgtTTCTCAGGAAATAACATGATTGAAGTCTTTAAACTTTAAGACTCGTTTTTTTACTTTGTTAATTTCATAGACTAAATTGTAGACTTGCTAGTGATAAAGCAAAAGACATGGGAGGCCGACATACATATACATCACTACtaataaaaggaaaaaggaatAGACACATTTTGACCACCCAaatgtattaaaagaaaaaaaaggaatagaCTCTTTTGAGAAAATTCATGGAACTTGTATTTTGAAATCGTCAATAGAAAGATTGTAAATGTCGAAGTTTACAGTTTTTTAGAAGGAAAAAAGGCAATCTAGAGTCCCTTACAAAGCAGagttcaacatgaagaaagcTTTTAAATCTCAAGAAATGCAACAAAACTGTTCTCAAACCTGATattaaaattggatttttcattttgtttgtcaAAAACTGCAGCAACAGGTCCAATGTGGATCACTCAAATGTTGAGAAGAACAAATTCTTAGTCCCTCTGATCTTGATTATAATCAAAAGTAACTAACCTCAcggttattaaaaaatttagataagTGCATTCTCAAAAGTGCCCTCGATGGAAATTTGTTACATGTGaataaatgatttaataaaacatatattaacTGAGCAGCATTTCGAAATAACatcattaaataaattgaagCATGTAAATTTGCTTATATTTGAAATCATTacatatgaatattttttttcttatattcaaGACTGAGGAAGTTTTAAAATCACTACCAAGacccaaaaatatatcaaactaTAGTTGCAATGAAAAACTTATTTTACAGACAGACTAAGATGATTTAGAAACAATGTGAATATCTATAGATTTAGAAAACTAGTTTCAAGGTAAAATAAGTTATGAATATCTTGATATTTATACACTCACTAATATCTATTTCTATCTGATAATTTAAAAGGAAAAACTGAGTTTAAACAACCTACGAGATGAGAATTTTgtcaatcaaaacaaaatagaatataATATTCACTAAATTcggaaaataaacaaaattttaagattaatgAGCTAGATTACATACATCTTGGTTCGTGATACATAGGCCAGAATGAATTTGCATTTTCTGCCTTCTTTAACTTGCAGAAGCTGTCTAACACTATCAAAGAGCAGAGGGATACTTGACTGCTGAAAGCTTGTGATTGTCAAGGTTACTGAAATTAGTTTTCTTTTgtgaaaatgaaatattattaaacAATCTATAAATGaaaaacacatattttaattttctagtTTCACAAAAATTCATACTGTCAATTGATCCTCTAATTCATTTCAGCAATGAGCTGGAATTAGTTCTGGTGAAGCTATGACAACTAACAAAGGCTTTAAAATAGGATAGTAAATTATTAATGAATATTATGTCACAGCCATTGTGTTGTTACTGTCtgaaaatcaaatttcatcTTCCATACTGATATAAGCCCTCACAAGAAAGATGACTGATTTAGAAAAGCGTAACCAGAATTTTGAAAAGAAACTATAAAGATGGCTGGCCCATTGGCTTGGGTGAGAAATATGAAGAGCCAGCTCTATCGGTATCTACGTATTTGACTATATTCCAAGTCATCATTTTTTAAGGCTTTTAAGCTTAATTCTAAAGTATGATAACAGTGGGATTAAATACATAAGGATATAGATATCAGCACCAAGAACGAAGTCGAAACCGCCATGATGTTTCTGTAAAATTTCATTGATCTGATCAGTGTTCCCCCATTCTAGTTTCTCTGCTTCTAATCCtgcatatatatttaaattaaaaattagtggatcaaaatatatatattccatTGATCATCTAGGTATTTACTCACCCTGGGAAGTAGGACTAATATTTTCAGGACATGAATGCAGctctatatttttctttatgatCTGAGAGGAAATAGTGTAATTAGCCCACATAGAGATAATCTGGGATGAGATATGTCAACATGAGTTATGCGGAAAAAATTTCATAACCGTACCTTAAGCACTTCTTCATTATGGTCTGTCAGCACAACTTTATTGCAGAATCTGTGGCAAAGTATTCCAGTAATACCTGTGTTCAAAGCAGGAAATACTTGTGTCATCAAGGTCCAATGTCATACAGAATAAGGATAATCATCCTTGTGATCAAGATTGAGAGCTTACTTATGATAGGAAGGGAACATACACATGTAAGACATGAGATcctaaaaagaaatataaaaaccTACCAAAGCCTATccagaaagaaaagaagatcAAAAATACGATACTATACAACAAATACAATTAAGAGGTGGCATCATCAGCAAACTATAACCAGAAAACTGGATAACTCAGCAAACAATAAACCTCCAATCCTATGAAGTAAATGAACTACAAGCAGAAACAGATAAAAGGAAAAAGGTCAGAGACTTGAACCTAGATCAAAATGTGATTGTGAGTTTGTGACTACCTTGATTGGTATACTTATAGATCTGCTATTGTTAGTTAAGAAGTTATTTAGGGTTAGTTAGCGGGTGTGTTGAGAGATAGTTAGGCCAAATAAGGCAGGCTGCCTATAAATATAGAGGAGTTAATAGAGGAGGGGCCTTTTAGGCAATTGGGAGAGTCTAGAGTCTCTCAAATACTCTAGGAGTTTAACTGTAATTATGGGATTTTCCTTATTTTCTTTAGTAATACCACTTGGTTTCTATCATAAACAGTAATacatttgaagaaaataaactatttataaaGATAAGTAAGTCATTTCCTAAAACAAGGTAATCTTGCGCAATGAGTGACTGCACAAGAATATCCCCCTTCCTTCTGTTTTGAAAATTACGGACATTTTTGGGATGCATTGTTTCtattacaaacaaacaaaaaatataaacgtaagcaatgataataattatttttaaaagtgaaaACATACCTACACCAGAACCTAATTCAATGACAGAGCAACCCTGAAACATCTCAACATTTTTCGATAGATAATCATTCATCAACATGGCTCCAGGCCACACCAGCTGCCCTGTCAAATCAAAGTCAGCtgattcaaaaagaaaattagtATTATGATATAAAAAACAAGATACAGAAAGCAAAAAAAGGCATCAATTATAAGAAACACAGAAAATTGTATGCTTTCCAATTTATATTAGAAGCTTCTAAGTTCCCAATTATGCATTTCTATATAATTTGTCCCCTTTCAAAAATAAGAATGTCAGAGTAAAGGGTTACTTGGCTAGATACATCTACAAAtgttaaagaatttaatttttgatgtaGTAAAAATTCAAAACCACAAAGAATCACTAACTCCAAGGTGAGACGGCCGTCGGGATTTTGCAGAAAGAGACACAGGAAAGCTGCAGAATAGGCCTCCTTAAAAATTCCCAAGGTGGGGAGGGGAGATGAAACCGTTTTGGATGAGAAGAAATGAAAAGATGGGAGGAGCCTATTTCATTATGATTTTGAATTTTAGGGTAAAATGaccaaaagtccaaataaacAAAGTGAAAAGCTATCAGTTGAGGGGGAAAATGACTATTCAAGGATGAAATGATCATAAAGtccacaaaataaaaaattcacatgTTTTGCTTTAGTGGCTACTATCTGAAAGCTATTGGTGGCGCTTCAACCACAATGCAATGGCATTTGCGTAGCGCCTAGGGGCCGCTATAGTGGCTGTTATTGACAAAAAGTAATAATGGCTTTAGAAAAGAAgccaaataatatttaattaagctTATTAAATATCCAAACTTGGTCACATGACATACCAAAAATCGAATTCAAAGCACACGGAAATCCTTTGTAAGGAATCAGGACAGCTAATTGATACTGTACTAATTATCTATCAGAATTTCCAACTTACAAATATCAGTAAACGTAACTAAAAATTAACACCAAAATCATGCTGTGCAGCAGCGATCTAGGCCGCGACATCAAGGCTTTTTTATGTCTTGGCGACAACTATGTCACCGCTATTTAGGTCACATCAGCTGCGTTTAACAACAATGATCGGTGGTGATCAAATCACACtacaaatatgaaataatttgcAGCCTAATACACAATAGTTTTAGCCAGGGTTTTAAAAAAAGGTCGGCAACCGCAATTAAAGGCACATCAACTATATTTGTTAGCAATTATCTGCAATAACAAGGATTAGGACCCAACCGACACTTTAAACCTTGTTCTTTGGTGACCCCTTTTACATGTTCATTAAGAATGAGAAACAGACACTAGCGCTATAATTGAAATTCcatcataaaaaatgaaaacactGAAGTACACACAATCAAATGAAACAAGAATTTAACATGATTAAATCCAtattaacaaatcaaatttaaagaaATGCAATAATGAAAGTGAAATTACGATTTtcacagaaaaataaaattgatcaaacaGTCTTCaacaaaaatcattaaaataaaaaacctcaATTCATAATCAAGCACGAgacatttaaaaaacaaaaacttactGGAAGCAGAATGCAGACAGAAAAGGTCGATATGTTGAGAGCCAAAGGTGAATTCCGTCAACTGGTAACTTCAAAATCCGGAAAAAGCTCAATGGTTAAAACAGTGACAGTGAAATGAAGAGGTAGAGAGAGAAAGTAGAGTTACTTGTCATCGATAAAGAATGATTCATCTAAGCAAACAATTTCTTCTTCATCGTTACAAACTCGGTGTTCGTTCTGCACTTCCTTGTTTCCTCTGTCTTCCATGTTGACTACTACGACGTCGTTTATGTTCGTTCTAATTTCTGAGGGGTGTAAGCAGGGTTTTGCAAGGGAATGAGGAAAAGAAAGTTAAAGGTATCATCTTTTATTCAATTTCATTCGATCCGATGTCGTTTACTTCGAAACTAGTAAAgttagaaaaatcaaaattaatttgtttaattattataaataaacttaaatacacttttaatatttttattttgtctaaagttaatttttaataattttttaaaatttggttGTCGATCCTCTATTTTAtaattcttaaaaatgatttggcGCTTTAAATCTGGATGATATGTCTATCTTATTGTGTTTAGGATGAGTGGATcatcacaataaaataaaaattattttaataatattattaatttagtttaagttccataaaattttatatattgtttattcaattatatattttacttataaagttagttttgattttttcttaataactgtaattattgaaagatatttttcAACTATGAACTTTGTAATGATAAAATGCACAATTTCCTAGTTACATATATAGATAACGacatatttgatattattaacaataaaaagatTATTGAACATTTTTTGGAATATGAAATTTCATAGataataattgtaatttattattattattattattattattattattattattattatgtattttataagagttaatttttttttgtctaaatatatatatatatataNNNNNNNNNNNNNNNNNNNNNNNNNNNNNNNNNNNNNNNNNNNNNNNNNNNNNNNNNNNNNNNNNNNNNNNNNNNNNNNNNNNNNNNNNNNNNNNNNNNNagtta from Cicer arietinum cultivar CDC Frontier isolate Library 1 chromosome 5, Cicar.CDCFrontier_v2.0, whole genome shotgun sequence carries:
- the LOC101502317 gene encoding uncharacterized protein isoform X1, which produces MEDRGNKEVQNEHRVCNDEEEIVCLDESFFIDDNYQLTEFTFGSQHIDLFCLHSASTDFDLTGQLVWPGAMLMNDYLSKNVEMFQGCSVIELGSGVGITGILCHRFCNKVVLTDHNEEVLKIIKKNIELHSCPENISPTSQGLEAEKLEWGNTDQINEILQKHHGGFDFVLGADISFQQSSIPLLFDSVRQLLQVKEGRKCKFILAYVSRTKMMDSMIVSEASKFQMQMKEVPGTKCIVGNLEGVIFEITLN
- the LOC101502317 gene encoding uncharacterized protein isoform X2 — protein: MEDRGNKEVQNEHRVCNDEEEIVCLDESFFIDDNYQLTEFTFGSQHIDLFCLHSASRQLVWPGAMLMNDYLSKNVEMFQGCSVIELGSGVGITGILCHRFCNKVVLTDHNEEVLKIIKKNIELHSCPENISPTSQGLEAEKLEWGNTDQINEILQKHHGGFDFVLGADISFQQSSIPLLFDSVRQLLQVKEGRKCKFILAYVSRTKMMDSMIVSEASKFQMQMKEVPGTKCIVGNLEGVIFEITLN